A genomic stretch from Bacteroidetes Order II. bacterium includes:
- the fahA gene encoding fumarylacetoacetase — protein MQSFIHVPKNHPFPIQNLPYGVFTRHSTAQRHVGVAIGDWILDLTQCENLGLLPQFGKEHLFQEGWLNPLMTQPPSVWSDVRKSIMKLLSIDGSILRDNAVLRGNVLVAQSAVNLHLGVKIGDYTDFYASIHHASNVGKIFRDKDQPLFLNWKHMPIGYHGRTSSIRKSGEPLYRPKGQLQNPITGTVEFGPCSQLDFELELGAYIGFGNELGEPISVNEAARYIFGFTLLNDWSARDIQRFEYQPLGPFLGKNFATFVSPWVVPMEALEPFVAFFPKQVGLARYLDQDLLPKWDVALEVYLQPQEATDPVLISQTNAKELYWTFDQMIAHHTSNGCNLRPGDLLASGTISGESIGSYGSMLELSWGGKFPISVGAETRTWLHDGDTLTLRAFAQNDVFCIGFGDVVGTILPPK, from the coding sequence ATGCAATCCTTCATTCATGTACCCAAAAACCATCCGTTTCCTATTCAAAACCTTCCGTACGGCGTTTTTACCCGCCATAGTACTGCACAACGACATGTTGGTGTCGCCATTGGTGACTGGATATTAGACCTTACCCAGTGTGAAAATTTAGGTCTTTTGCCCCAATTTGGAAAAGAACACCTCTTCCAGGAAGGTTGGCTAAATCCACTTATGACACAACCCCCGTCTGTATGGTCTGATGTAAGAAAATCTATCATGAAATTATTATCAATTGATGGGTCTATTTTAAGGGATAATGCTGTTCTAAGGGGGAACGTTCTCGTGGCACAATCGGCGGTAAACCTGCATTTAGGGGTCAAAATTGGCGATTATACCGATTTTTATGCCTCCATCCACCATGCAAGCAATGTAGGGAAAATATTCCGTGACAAAGACCAGCCTCTTTTCTTAAACTGGAAACATATGCCTATTGGCTATCACGGAAGAACAAGCAGTATTAGGAAATCCGGCGAGCCTTTATATCGCCCCAAAGGACAATTGCAAAACCCAATAACAGGGACGGTTGAATTCGGCCCTTGTTCACAATTGGATTTTGAACTGGAATTGGGAGCTTATATCGGATTTGGGAATGAACTTGGAGAGCCGATCTCGGTCAACGAAGCGGCTCGCTACATTTTTGGATTCACTTTGCTAAACGATTGGAGTGCACGGGACATCCAACGCTTTGAATACCAACCACTCGGACCATTTTTGGGGAAAAACTTTGCTACCTTCGTTTCCCCGTGGGTAGTTCCGATGGAAGCTTTGGAACCGTTTGTCGCTTTTTTTCCTAAACAGGTGGGATTGGCCCGATATTTAGACCAAGATTTATTACCCAAATGGGATGTAGCACTCGAAGTGTATTTACAGCCCCAAGAGGCGACGGATCCTGTTCTCATCAGTCAAACAAATGCAAAAGAATTGTATTGGACGTTTGATCAAATGATTGCCCATCACACCAGTAACGGCTGTAACCTTAGGCCAGGAGATTTGCTCGCCAGTGGCACCATCAGTGGCGAATCTATCGGCTCTTATGGAAGTATGTTGGAGTTGTCCTGGGGAGGAAAATTTCCTATATCCGTTGGAGCCGAAACCCGAACGTGGTTACATGACGGCGATACACTGACGCTACGTGCCTTTGCCCAGAACGATGTTTTTTGCATTGGTTTCGGAGACGTCGTTGGTACCATACTCCCACCAAAGTAA
- a CDS encoding tetratricopeptide repeat protein has product MYKRLNPYLLLVLIVAGLFTMGAGCSSDPNVEGGKLNMNNKDYATALTKFEKAIETNANNAEAWKYKAMALAEIAKASNDPKVRASKYAEMATAIGKARELDPKQMVELQRVSLSSWASEINDGVNAFNSSQAGMTEKASGHFKNATTILPDSTYAFELLGRSYYKMEKYEEAAAPYEQAIKSGKAKEDTYVLLGNIYLYLLKDRATDALRVLEAASAKFPANEQISTMLTDAYRKSGQADRALASYKAQDGKNPNDFDNLLRWGNLLLQLDRFDEAMPILERALALKSEDENAVYNIGIAYFNKAAAVNKLMVELKPDETQKFNTLKADRDGFFRKAMPLLEKVRAQNTAAKRDNKQICQSLFSIYAQILGTKDPKTTEAYTCAGN; this is encoded by the coding sequence ATGTACAAAAGACTCAACCCATACTTGCTGCTCGTATTAATCGTAGCGGGTTTGTTTACAATGGGGGCTGGTTGTTCAAGTGACCCCAATGTCGAAGGCGGAAAGCTTAATATGAACAACAAAGATTATGCAACAGCCTTGACCAAGTTTGAAAAAGCAATCGAAACGAACGCCAATAATGCTGAGGCTTGGAAATACAAAGCAATGGCCCTTGCCGAAATCGCAAAAGCATCCAACGACCCCAAAGTACGTGCTTCCAAATATGCGGAAATGGCGACTGCTATCGGAAAAGCCCGTGAACTGGACCCCAAACAAATGGTCGAATTGCAACGGGTGTCTTTGTCTTCTTGGGCCTCTGAAATTAACGACGGGGTAAATGCCTTCAATAGCTCCCAAGCTGGAATGACCGAAAAAGCATCCGGACACTTCAAAAATGCGACCACCATTCTTCCAGACTCCACCTATGCGTTTGAATTATTGGGCCGGAGCTATTATAAGATGGAAAAATATGAGGAGGCAGCGGCACCTTATGAACAAGCAATCAAGTCTGGAAAAGCAAAAGAAGACACCTATGTACTATTAGGCAATATCTATTTGTACCTTCTAAAAGACCGTGCAACTGATGCTTTACGCGTACTGGAAGCCGCATCTGCAAAATTCCCGGCCAATGAGCAAATATCAACCATGCTGACCGATGCTTACCGGAAGTCCGGTCAGGCAGACCGTGCCTTGGCTAGTTACAAAGCACAAGATGGCAAAAATCCCAATGATTTTGACAACTTGCTTCGCTGGGGCAACCTTTTGCTTCAACTAGACCGCTTCGATGAAGCAATGCCTATTTTGGAACGTGCTTTGGCATTGAAGTCCGAGGATGAGAACGCAGTGTATAATATTGGAATCGCATATTTCAACAAAGCAGCAGCCGTTAATAAACTAATGGTTGAGCTTAAGCCAGATGAAACCCAAAAATTTAATACGCTAAAAGCAGATCGGGATGGATTTTTCAGAAAAGCCATGCCGCTATTAGAAAAAGTACGTGCCCAAAATACTGCCGCAAAGCGGGACAACAAACAAATCTGTCAGTCTCTTTTTAGTATATATGCGCAGATATTGGGAACCAAAGACCCCAAAACTACGGAAGCATATACCTGTGCAGGCAACTAA
- a CDS encoding cystathionine gamma-synthase — MQKYHVETLAIHAGQHPDPSTGAVMTPIYQTSTFAQAAPGVHKGYEYARVHNPTRTALEENLAALEGASTGIAFSSGVAATDAIMRSLRPGDHIIATSDLYGGTYRLFTQTFERFGLSFSFVDMRDISQIEAALTPKTRIIWVETPTNPLIRILDIKAIASIGTQNEIAVVVDNTFASPYLQQPLAMGATMVLHSTTKYLGGHSDVIGGAICTSDATWIERLRFQVKAAGAVPGPMDCFLTLRGIKTLHVRMERHGQNALQIATFLRDHPNVGMVYYPGLPSHEGHELAKKQMKNYGGMLSFMLKNNSLENAIKFMSATRLFTLAESLGGVESLVNHPATMTHASIPAEIRHAAGLHDSLIRLSVGIEHVEDLIADLASALSGV, encoded by the coding sequence ATGCAAAAATACCACGTAGAAACCCTTGCGATTCATGCAGGGCAGCACCCCGACCCTTCAACGGGAGCGGTAATGACGCCTATCTACCAGACATCTACCTTTGCTCAGGCGGCTCCCGGAGTTCACAAAGGCTATGAATATGCCCGCGTTCACAATCCCACCCGCACCGCACTAGAGGAAAATTTGGCAGCATTAGAAGGGGCCTCCACAGGCATTGCCTTTTCTTCGGGCGTTGCAGCAACCGACGCCATTATGCGCTCCTTGAGGCCAGGCGACCACATCATTGCCACGAGCGATTTATATGGCGGAACCTATCGGCTGTTTACGCAAACCTTCGAACGATTTGGTCTTTCTTTCAGTTTTGTAGATATGCGCGATATCTCTCAAATCGAAGCCGCTCTTACACCAAAAACCCGCATTATATGGGTAGAAACACCAACGAACCCGCTTATCCGGATTTTGGACATAAAAGCCATCGCCTCCATAGGGACTCAAAATGAGATAGCGGTTGTTGTGGATAATACATTTGCCTCGCCTTACCTTCAACAGCCTTTGGCAATGGGTGCAACCATGGTACTCCATTCTACTACAAAATATTTGGGAGGACATTCAGATGTAATCGGAGGAGCGATTTGTACCAGTGATGCCACTTGGATAGAGCGTCTGCGGTTTCAAGTTAAAGCTGCAGGTGCTGTCCCCGGGCCTATGGATTGCTTCCTGACATTACGGGGGATCAAGACGCTGCATGTACGAATGGAAAGACATGGCCAAAATGCCCTTCAAATCGCGACATTTTTACGCGACCACCCCAATGTTGGTATGGTTTATTATCCAGGACTCCCCTCGCATGAAGGACATGAATTAGCAAAAAAACAAATGAAAAATTATGGTGGTATGCTAAGTTTTATGCTTAAAAATAATTCCTTAGAAAATGCCATAAAATTCATGTCTGCAACGCGACTTTTTACACTTGCGGAAAGTTTAGGGGGGGTGGAAAGTCTGGTAAACCATCCTGCAACCATGACCCATGCTTCCATACCGGCAGAAATCAGACATGCAGCTGGATTACACGACTCGTTGATTCGATTATCGGTGGGAATAGAACATGTTGAAGACCTGATTGCAGACCTTGCATCCGCTTTATCAGGGGTATGA
- a CDS encoding septal ring lytic transglycosylase RlpA family protein: MIKRFLYALALFVFINEEGIAQTKSANPSFSGGYTEEYQIPPQNSESEAIVFTRGRPPIPVADAFAAGWATYYAHAYAGRLTSAGEVFDPNAFTAAHRYLPTGTMVRVVNQNNQKEVTVRINDRGPFMRGSNNVIDLSYRAAVEIDMINPGVVPVRIYVLSSVPEYVSRVPKDFEAWAIQVSASKDRVSSEKVVAKLGPQATLRSIRTAQGVIMYRVLYGRYSRKEEAIAAKSELSAKGFPNSFEKYLVDEHPDLAGIK; this comes from the coding sequence ATGATCAAACGATTTCTGTATGCCTTGGCCCTCTTCGTTTTCATTAACGAAGAGGGCATTGCACAAACCAAGAGTGCAAACCCTTCCTTTTCAGGTGGTTACACTGAAGAATATCAAATACCCCCACAAAACTCCGAGTCTGAGGCAATCGTTTTTACACGTGGCCGCCCACCTATTCCAGTTGCGGATGCTTTTGCAGCCGGATGGGCTACGTATTATGCACATGCCTATGCTGGAAGGTTAACTTCAGCAGGAGAGGTATTCGATCCAAATGCTTTTACAGCGGCACACCGTTATTTACCCACGGGAACCATGGTCAGGGTGGTGAATCAGAACAACCAAAAAGAAGTGACCGTCCGCATCAATGACCGCGGGCCGTTTATGCGAGGATCTAATAATGTTATTGACCTTTCCTATCGAGCAGCTGTAGAAATTGACATGATTAATCCAGGCGTTGTACCCGTCCGTATCTATGTGCTTTCTTCTGTCCCCGAATATGTATCACGTGTTCCAAAAGACTTCGAGGCATGGGCGATTCAGGTTTCTGCTTCAAAAGACCGAGTTTCTTCTGAAAAAGTGGTAGCGAAATTGGGACCACAAGCCACCTTACGGAGTATTCGGACAGCCCAAGGCGTTATCATGTACCGCGTTTTGTATGGGCGTTATAGCCGCAAAGAAGAGGCTATTGCAGCCAAATCGGAACTATCGGCAAAAGGTTTTCCTAATAGCTTTGAAAAGTATTTGGTGGATGAACACCCAGATTTGGCTGGCATCAAATAA
- a CDS encoding DUF1573 domain-containing protein has protein sequence MTMKKALWHSLFFGATFFLNVVSLFGQAVSVLAPTHSFGEIREGTKAQHIFSFTNKGQTPLTIRDVRASCGCTIPEWTRKGIPADSSGQIKVVFDSTGRPGPFSKSVVMTTTDGEEVFFGISGHVLPVSLQDKPRQGSFAFEHEKIDLGLIKELEGLEVSFLVQNFGTKPIKIIGVSSNGMPVNGIWEAQALFPQDLSHIRIRLTRAMGTSQGRLEIPILVETNDPDQPKKSLLITAEREGNGK, from the coding sequence ATGACTATGAAAAAAGCCTTATGGCATTCGCTGTTTTTTGGCGCAACTTTTTTTCTGAATGTTGTGTCGCTATTTGGGCAAGCAGTATCGGTATTGGCTCCCACTCACTCTTTTGGTGAAATTCGTGAAGGAACCAAAGCACAACACATTTTTTCCTTTACCAATAAGGGACAAACCCCACTCACCATCCGAGATGTCCGTGCATCCTGTGGCTGTACCATACCCGAATGGACCAGAAAAGGCATTCCTGCGGATAGTTCTGGCCAGATTAAGGTGGTCTTTGATTCCACCGGAAGGCCAGGACCTTTTAGCAAATCGGTCGTAATGACCACTACTGACGGGGAAGAAGTGTTCTTTGGCATTTCGGGCCATGTACTTCCCGTTTCGTTACAAGACAAGCCTCGACAAGGTAGTTTTGCATTTGAACATGAGAAAATAGACCTTGGATTGATTAAGGAGTTAGAGGGGCTTGAAGTGTCGTTTTTGGTTCAAAATTTTGGTACTAAACCTATCAAAATTATAGGTGTCAGCTCAAACGGTATGCCAGTAAATGGAATATGGGAAGCCCAAGCCCTTTTTCCACAAGACCTGTCGCACATTCGGATCCGGCTTACACGTGCTATGGGGACGAGCCAAGGCCGATTGGAGATTCCCATTCTCGTGGAAACAAACGATCCCGATCAGCCCAAAAAATCCCTTCTCATTACTGCTGAACGAGAAGGGAATGGAAAATAG
- a CDS encoding dehydrogenase E1 component subunit alpha/beta — MLQPPQLATDVLPPLQDSTTLSTTGHCVDLVANCFSITDFTKEQALRAYEVMYTSRRLDEKMLMLLKQNKGFFHIGGSGHEAIQMALGMQMEIGTDWAHVYYRDLCLSLAMGITPREVLLHHLAKADDPFSGGRQMSEHFCSKALNIVVPSAEVGSQFLPAAGLALALKHRKQKGLVYVGCGDGATSQGAFFEALNWASRDKAPVLFVVQDNGIAISVPVKDQTAGGSAYKLAAGFEGLARIEVDGTDLAKSYAAVSAARKHILDGNGPVMLVAQTVRLLPHSSSDNHAKYRPKTILEAEKKRDPMIQLELQLIEAGFATEQALHDLKKHIHKEIDHEAHWAAKQADPDPKTLHHHVLFDGDLGLKYEQSKPSGPDIVVVDAINNALKEEMTRDKNVIVYGEDVADGKGGVFTATRDLSKLFGHDRCFNSPLAENSIIGTAVGFSLLGYKPVVEIQFADYVWPGLQAIRNMVSTFRWRSNNMFECPMVIRIPTGGYIHGGLCHSQNIEAFFAHMPGLVVVMPSNAADAKGLLKTAIRSKDPILFLEHKFLYRQPVAKTPEPDENYLVPIGKAKLVQEGSDLTIVTYGALVYKALAVSRALEKKGVSTEIIDIRTIIPFDSETVIQSVKKTNRVMVLHEDHEFMGFGAEIAAQITQKAFRHLDAPVKRVAGTFTPSPFSDVLERASLPQDADILAAANELLSF; from the coding sequence ATGCTACAACCTCCTCAATTGGCTACGGATGTGTTGCCACCTTTGCAAGATTCAACCACTCTTTCAACAACAGGCCATTGTGTTGACCTGGTTGCGAATTGCTTTTCCATAACCGATTTTACGAAGGAGCAAGCCCTAAGGGCTTATGAGGTGATGTACACCTCTCGACGCCTCGATGAAAAAATGCTCATGCTACTGAAGCAGAATAAAGGCTTTTTTCATATCGGTGGTTCTGGGCACGAGGCCATACAAATGGCGCTCGGTATGCAAATGGAGATTGGTACAGATTGGGCACATGTCTATTATAGGGATTTGTGTCTCAGTCTTGCAATGGGCATTACCCCGCGAGAGGTTTTGTTACACCATTTGGCGAAAGCCGATGACCCATTCTCTGGTGGACGGCAAATGTCCGAGCATTTTTGTAGCAAAGCGTTAAATATAGTGGTTCCTTCGGCGGAAGTGGGTTCCCAGTTTCTACCTGCTGCTGGTCTTGCCCTTGCCTTAAAGCATCGTAAACAAAAAGGATTGGTGTATGTAGGTTGTGGTGATGGGGCCACTTCGCAGGGTGCTTTTTTCGAGGCTTTAAACTGGGCATCGAGGGATAAAGCCCCCGTGCTTTTTGTGGTTCAAGACAATGGGATTGCTATCTCGGTACCTGTAAAAGACCAAACTGCTGGTGGAAGTGCCTATAAACTTGCCGCAGGATTTGAAGGTCTTGCCCGAATTGAGGTGGACGGTACGGACTTGGCTAAGAGCTATGCTGCGGTATCTGCTGCCCGAAAACATATTTTGGACGGCAATGGTCCTGTAATGCTTGTGGCACAAACGGTCCGTTTGCTCCCTCATTCTTCCTCCGATAACCATGCAAAATATCGGCCTAAAACCATTCTGGAGGCCGAGAAAAAACGGGATCCGATGATCCAGCTTGAACTTCAGTTGATTGAAGCAGGTTTTGCTACCGAACAAGCGTTACATGATCTAAAAAAGCACATTCATAAAGAAATTGACCACGAAGCCCATTGGGCTGCAAAGCAGGCTGATCCTGACCCCAAAACCCTTCATCATCATGTGCTGTTTGATGGAGACTTGGGGCTAAAATATGAACAATCCAAGCCCTCCGGGCCTGATATTGTGGTGGTAGATGCCATTAACAATGCGTTGAAAGAGGAAATGACCCGTGATAAAAACGTCATTGTTTATGGGGAAGATGTGGCGGATGGAAAGGGCGGCGTCTTTACGGCTACCCGTGATTTATCAAAACTTTTCGGACATGACCGGTGCTTTAATTCGCCACTGGCCGAAAACTCAATCATTGGGACGGCGGTTGGGTTTAGTCTTTTAGGATACAAACCCGTTGTGGAAATTCAGTTTGCCGATTATGTATGGCCAGGTCTTCAGGCGATCCGCAATATGGTTTCTACCTTCCGCTGGCGGTCTAATAATATGTTTGAGTGTCCTATGGTTATCCGAATTCCAACCGGAGGCTATATTCACGGGGGGCTATGCCATTCTCAAAATATTGAAGCCTTCTTTGCACACATGCCAGGATTGGTAGTGGTGATGCCTTCCAATGCCGCTGACGCAAAAGGGCTATTAAAAACAGCCATTCGCTCCAAAGACCCTATTTTGTTCTTAGAACATAAATTCCTATACCGTCAACCAGTTGCCAAAACTCCTGAGCCTGATGAAAACTACTTAGTCCCCATTGGGAAAGCTAAATTGGTTCAGGAAGGGAGTGATCTAACAATTGTAACCTATGGCGCGTTGGTATATAAAGCGCTTGCTGTTTCGAGGGCGCTAGAGAAAAAAGGGGTCTCCACAGAGATTATTGATATCAGAACCATTATACCTTTTGATTCGGAAACAGTCATCCAGTCAGTTAAAAAAACCAACCGGGTCATGGTGCTGCACGAAGACCATGAGTTTATGGGTTTTGGGGCAGAAATAGCGGCACAGATTACGCAAAAAGCATTTCGTCATCTGGATGCGCCCGTAAAGCGGGTTGCAGGAACCTTTACTCCTTCGCCATTCTCCGATGTTCTAGAGCGTGCATCACTGCCACAAGATGCGGATATTTTGGCTGCAGCAAACGAACTATTATCTTTTTGA
- a CDS encoding HAMP domain-containing protein yields the protein MLTTARTVADVQTQLDMVSSISGVQTLIELSNGLVIRSHNFQVLPKGASINHKILFPQLSGYPNGNLKVYYGHSLFFYEVNRNGNYILLFAILISITLVWMASWLASHKITQPLQKIILTARKINAGHLDEEIKIDTQAAEIQDLAESLNLMSRRFRLDILELKRLTRFQNEFIGNVSHEVRNPIFSIGGYLEALASDNLTPKMRQMYVGKGLNNVQRLNSLFSDLLEIARLEYREETIKPSQFDLKSLLDEVADELDYLAKEKTLDLVVDNEHQQVFADRSRIRQVLTNLIHNALKYTDHANGTVRVRYRRNGDKVRVEVMDTGRGIPEEHLDRIFERFYRVDAARSRAMGGTGLGLSIVKQILNAHGENIHVESTEGRGSRFWFELPISASALSSNSS from the coding sequence ATGCTCACAACTGCTCGCACCGTAGCAGACGTTCAAACACAATTGGATATGGTTTCAAGTATTTCGGGTGTCCAAACTTTGATCGAATTATCGAATGGACTTGTAATTCGTTCGCACAATTTTCAGGTACTTCCAAAAGGAGCCTCCATAAACCATAAAATACTTTTCCCTCAATTAAGTGGGTATCCTAATGGAAATCTGAAGGTATATTATGGTCACTCACTCTTTTTTTATGAGGTTAATCGAAACGGGAATTATATCCTGCTTTTTGCTATTCTTATTTCTATTACGCTCGTTTGGATGGCTAGTTGGCTGGCGTCTCATAAAATAACGCAGCCCTTACAGAAAATTATCCTGACCGCACGTAAGATTAATGCAGGACATCTGGATGAAGAGATCAAAATTGATACACAGGCAGCCGAAATTCAGGATTTAGCCGAAAGTCTAAACTTGATGTCCCGACGCTTCCGTCTAGATATTCTCGAACTAAAGCGCTTAACACGCTTCCAAAATGAGTTCATTGGAAATGTGAGCCACGAGGTCCGCAACCCTATTTTTTCTATTGGTGGTTATTTAGAAGCACTCGCGTCTGACAACCTGACGCCCAAAATGCGCCAAATGTATGTGGGGAAAGGATTAAATAATGTTCAACGTTTAAATAGCTTATTCTCGGATTTGCTCGAAATTGCACGTTTGGAATATCGCGAAGAGACCATTAAGCCAAGTCAATTTGATTTGAAGTCTCTTTTAGACGAAGTGGCGGATGAGTTAGACTATTTGGCAAAGGAAAAAACTTTAGATTTGGTGGTGGATAATGAACACCAGCAAGTGTTTGCAGACAGAAGCCGGATTAGGCAGGTATTGACGAACCTCATCCACAATGCTTTGAAATATACCGATCATGCCAATGGTACTGTGCGGGTACGTTATCGGCGGAATGGTGATAAGGTACGGGTCGAGGTTATGGATACAGGTAGGGGAATTCCAGAAGAGCATCTCGATCGCATTTTTGAACGGTTTTATCGGGTAGATGCCGCTCGGTCTAGAGCAATGGGAGGTACCGGGCTTGGATTGAGCATTGTTAAACAAATATTAAATGCACATGGCGAAAACATCCATGTCGAAAGTACGGAGGGTAGGGGTTCTCGCTTTTGGTTTGAATTACCCATTTCTGCGTCTGCTTTGTCTTCAAATTCAAGTTGA
- a CDS encoding response regulator transcription factor, which yields MVKTTNTSHLTILVVDDEEDVNDVITLFLSQEGYNVINAFDGEEAIAKATSEVDLIVLDIMLPKIDGFEVCRRLRSRVETEMIPIIFLSAKGEEEDHVRGLMLGADVYLTKPVSPQVLVANVKAVIRRAGVEESRTLTVKDLTIFEEEYRAEYHGKDLGLTLTEFELLMYLVRHPRKAFTRIQLLDTIWKDAMMVTERTVDAHIKNLREKLGTFSKYIQTVRGVGYRFVEEEVGEDDAPFERK from the coding sequence ATGGTTAAAACAACCAATACATCACATCTCACTATTCTGGTCGTGGATGACGAGGAAGATGTGAACGACGTCATAACCCTTTTTCTGTCTCAGGAAGGTTATAATGTAATCAATGCTTTTGATGGAGAAGAAGCCATAGCCAAAGCCACCAGTGAGGTTGATCTGATTGTTTTGGATATTATGTTGCCTAAAATTGATGGCTTCGAAGTGTGTCGTCGCCTCCGTTCGCGCGTAGAAACGGAAATGATTCCTATCATATTTCTGAGTGCAAAAGGCGAAGAAGAAGACCATGTACGTGGTCTTATGCTTGGTGCAGATGTTTATTTGACCAAGCCTGTATCTCCACAAGTATTGGTCGCCAATGTCAAAGCGGTTATTCGACGAGCTGGTGTTGAAGAGAGTCGTACCCTTACCGTGAAAGACCTCACCATCTTCGAGGAAGAATACCGCGCAGAATACCATGGCAAAGATTTAGGCCTCACGCTCACCGAATTTGAATTGCTGATGTATTTAGTACGTCACCCACGCAAAGCCTTTACGCGCATCCAATTACTTGATACCATTTGGAAAGATGCCATGATGGTCACGGAAAGAACCGTAGATGCCCATATCAAAAACCTACGTGAAAAACTGGGTACTTTCTCTAAATACATTCAAACCGTTCGTGGGGTTGGATATCGTTTTGTCGAAGAGGAAGTAGGTGAAGACGATGCTCCATTCGAAAGGAAATGA
- a CDS encoding phosphodiester glycosidase family protein, which yields MMMRLSVLFLLIWCFSPYTKAQFSANWSPRADLNAGLPASIRVFEDKAIPAYYVQIDLADTSSYVIKSLISSVGTETVSSFAAANKGYATINGGFFGGTSSFSLVAQNGKVLVPNIKQLTRSGTPYFPTRAAFGIMTDKKPDIAWTYEVNGTVYGYSAPSPNKQGVPQAQPTEIFPEGGSVWKVFEGIGGGPVLVEKSAQKVTWEEEVFFGSGVESNIQDPRSAIGYTTDNKLILMVVDGRGSGRGATLPEMAKLMLDLGAVEAMNLDGGGSSTLAIGTTVINKPSDGSERKVPTVLSIMPKPKPPAPSADTFIDTGDTCCYKERGANGWFESANTPFHGTTKARLNETGTGGDKATFYLKTIPQEGDYDLFAWWIPSFNRAKDTPFTIYQKGIATTVKVDQSVPTTAGLWNKLGTFKLASTDSVVVTDNAKGDGAPIYVVTDALKLTLKNTVPINQEPVPTTISTLSVFPNPARGRFWAEVVTSKPEWVTFEIFDVLGRRLLSERKNINGTERQAFGLSDKANGLYYLRTTIGERALTRSIILNQ from the coding sequence ATGATGATGCGTCTAAGCGTTCTTTTTTTACTCATCTGGTGTTTTTCACCTTATACAAAAGCCCAGTTTTCGGCTAATTGGAGCCCCAGAGCGGATTTAAATGCAGGTCTTCCGGCTTCCATTCGTGTTTTTGAAGACAAGGCCATACCTGCGTATTATGTACAGATTGACCTCGCGGATACCAGCAGTTATGTAATAAAGAGTTTGATCTCCTCAGTAGGTACCGAGACGGTTTCTTCCTTTGCTGCTGCTAACAAGGGTTATGCCACCATCAACGGGGGCTTTTTTGGAGGGACCTCGTCCTTTAGTCTAGTTGCGCAAAACGGGAAAGTACTTGTTCCAAATATCAAACAACTTACCCGAAGTGGTACGCCATACTTCCCAACACGTGCCGCTTTTGGCATCATGACCGACAAAAAACCGGATATTGCTTGGACCTATGAGGTAAATGGGACTGTTTACGGCTATTCCGCCCCTTCGCCCAATAAGCAAGGTGTGCCTCAGGCACAACCAACCGAAATATTTCCGGAGGGGGGTAGTGTTTGGAAGGTATTTGAAGGCATTGGGGGAGGACCTGTCTTGGTGGAAAAAAGTGCCCAAAAAGTTACTTGGGAAGAAGAAGTTTTTTTTGGTTCGGGAGTAGAGTCCAATATCCAAGATCCGCGATCAGCAATTGGTTACACTACAGACAATAAACTTATCCTTATGGTAGTGGATGGACGCGGTTCTGGTAGGGGGGCTACGTTGCCAGAAATGGCCAAGTTGATGCTGGATTTGGGGGCGGTGGAGGCCATGAACCTTGATGGTGGCGGCTCTTCTACATTGGCGATTGGGACTACTGTAATCAATAAACCAAGCGACGGATCCGAGCGAAAAGTACCAACCGTGCTTTCCATTATGCCTAAACCCAAACCACCTGCACCTTCTGCCGACACGTTTATTGATACCGGGGATACGTGTTGCTACAAAGAAAGAGGTGCCAATGGTTGGTTCGAAAGTGCCAATACGCCTTTTCATGGAACCACAAAAGCAAGATTGAACGAAACAGGGACGGGAGGAGACAAAGCCACTTTTTATCTTAAAACCATCCCACAGGAAGGAGATTATGACTTGTTTGCATGGTGGATCCCCTCGTTTAATCGTGCCAAAGATACGCCCTTTACCATCTATCAAAAAGGAATAGCAACAACGGTAAAAGTAGATCAGTCCGTTCCTACCACTGCGGGCTTATGGAATAAATTGGGTACATTTAAACTTGCCTCAACTGATTCGGTCGTGGTGACCGATAATGCCAAAGGAGATGGTGCGCCGATCTATGTGGTGACGGATGCCCTCAAACTTACCCTGAAAAATACAGTCCCCATTAATCAAGAGCCTGTGCCAACCACAATCAGTACGCTATCCGTGTTTCCGAACCCGGCGCGTGGACGGTTCTGGGCCGAAGTCGTAACTTCCAAACCAGAATGGGTTACTTTTGAAATATTTGACGTCTTAGGTCGTAGATTGCTTTCTGAAAGAAAGAACATCAACGGTACTGAACGACAGGCTTTTGGTTTATCGGACAAAGCGAATGGCCTTTATTATCTACGTACAACCATTGGAGAAAGGGCGCTAACACGTTCCATTATATTGAATCAATAA